CCGGAGGAGATCCGAAGATGGGTGAGAAAAGGAACCGTCGGTGGCGGGTGGTGGCGAACGGTTGCGGGATCCTGGCCGGAGTGGTCCTGGCCTGGCCGGCGGGCCCGCCGGCCGCGGGCCAGACCGTAGTGCAGGTCACCGATGTCAAGACCACCGTGGCCGGCCCCCCGGTCCTGGACGACGCGGGCACCTTCGTCTACACGGGCAGTTCGGCGGACCTGGCCGGGGAGAACCCCTCCCACGCTTTCCAAGTGGTGCGCTTCGACGCCGCCAGCGGTGCGGCCGAGGCCCTGACGGCGGTGGAGCGGGGCTCGGCGGCGCTGGTTTCGGTCAGCGACGACGGCGTCTGGCTGGCCTTTCCCTCGCCGGCCGACCTGGTGGGCGAGAACCACGATCGGGGTTCGGAGCTCTATCTCTACCGCAGCGACGGTACGGAAACCCGGCAGTTGACCCACGAGGCGGCCCCGGACGGAGGCGGGGTGGGACTGGTGGCCCTGGCCGGGAGCGGCTCCCGGGTGGTCTTCGTGGCCAACACCGACCCCCTGGGGGAGAACGCCGACAACCTCTCCCAGCTTTTCGCCGTCGATGCCGACGGCACCGGCCTGGTGCAGCTCACCCATTTCACGGCGGGAGGCTTCGACTCCCTGTCGATCAGCGACGATGGGGCGCGCGTCGTCTTCGTCAGCGACGGCGATCCCCTGGGCGGCAACCCGGACCGGGGAGACGAAGTCTTCGCCGTGCTGGCCGACGGCACGGGTCTGCGCCAGCTCACCACCACCGCGGCGGGCTACGCCGCCCCGGCCGCCTCCCTTTCGGGAGACGGCTCCACCATCGCCTTCCAGTCCAGCGGCGACCCGCTGGGCGGCAACCCGGACCACTGGGACGAGATCTTCGCCATCGCCTGGGACGGCACGGGCCTGCGCCAGCTCACCCAGACCCAGGTGGCCCTGGGCGTGACCGGCGATCCGGCTTCCCGGGCGCCGTCGATCAGCGACGACGGCCAACTGGTGGTCTACCACTCCAATCACGGCACCCTCTTCGCGAATCTCGACGGCAACTTCGAGATTTTCCGCGTGGGCAGCGACGGCACGGGGCGGACCCAGTTGACCAGTACCCTGCTCGAGGCCGGCTCGTTCCTGCCCACCTTCGCCGGGGGCGCCGGCCGGATCGCCTTCTACGCCCTGGACAGTGAGCTGCGGCTGCGGGTGATGGACGGCAACGGCAACGGCGAGCGGGACCTGCTGGTGATGGACACGACCTCCCATCAGGAGCCCACGCTCTCGCGCCCCGGCGACCTGGCGGTCTTCGTGCGCCGGACCGGTGTGCTCGGCGGGGGCGACCTGTGGCGCCAGCAGCCGCCCGGGGCGCCCTCCGAGAAGATCACCAGCCTCGGGGGCGGCACCCCGGCCGGCCCGGTCCTCAGCGACGGGGGCACGATCTACTTCAGCGCCGACAGCAACCCGGGCGGCGGGCTGGCGAACCTGGACGGGTCGGAGGAGATCTTCAGCGTCCAGGCCGACGGCTCGGGGTTGACCCAGCGTACCTCCGCCGGGGCGGGTACCGCTTCGCGGCGGCCGGCGGTCAGCGCCGATGCGACGGTGGTGGTCTTCGACAGCGACGCGGACCTCGACGCCAGCAATCCCGATGGCTCGCGGGAGATCTTCCGCCTCGACCCGACCGCCGGCAACGCGGTGACGGCCCTGACCTCGGGACCTGCGGGGACCGCCAGTGCCCGGGCGCGGATCGACGCGGCCGGCGGGTGGGTGGTCTTCGAATCCAACGCCGACCTGGCGGGCGGTAACGCCGACGGCGGCTACGAGATCTTCCGCGTGCCGGCTTCGGGCGGCGCGGTCGAGCAGATCACCGACTCGGCGTCTCCCTCCCGCGCACCGGACATCAGCGACGACGGCGGCATCATCGCCTTCGCGTCGTCGGGGGACCTGGCCGGCGCCAATGCCGACGGCAACAGCGAAATCTTCGTCTACGAGCCGGCAGGCCCCACCCTGCGCCAGCTCACCGACACGACGAAGGGCGGCTCGGGAGGCGTGCGGCTGAGCCGGGACGGGCAGTGGGTGTACTTCTTCTCCGACGCGCCCTTCTTCGAGGACGATCCCGACGCCCCGGTGGATCTCTACCGGGTTCCGGCCCAGGGGGGCGGTGTCGAACGGGTCTCGGCCTTGCGGGCGGGGCTGCTCGGCGGGCTGGGAGACGTGGGCTCGCTGGCCGGCGGCTCCCTGGGTATCGGTGACGATGCCGGACGGGTGCTCTTCTCGGGCGTGGGGGACTTCACCGAACAGAATCCCGACCTGCTCGGTGAGCTGTGGCTGGTCGACGCCGGGCGGGCGCCGCGGATCGAGGTCTCGAAGGCCGCTCCCACGGTGCTGCACTGGCGGCACGAGTCGGGTCCCCTGCGCTACGACGCGATTCGCGGCTCGGTGGACCAACTCGGTGTCGGCGACCTGGGCCCCGTGGTCTGTCTCGAAGACGACTCCCCCGACGCCGACACGGAAGGCTTCGGCGACAGCCAGGCTCCCGCCCCGGGCCAGGCTTTCTTCTACCTCTATCGCGGCACCCGGGGGCTGCTCGACGGTCCCGGCAGCTACGGCCGCAGTTCGGGGGGCAGCGAGCGCCGGCCCGCCAGCGGCGGGTGTTCCTGAAGCAAACGCCGGCCGGCCCCGGGTACCGGGAAAACCGGGTCGAAAGCCCCCGGGGAGAAGCAAGAGTGGCGCCGGGGGGGGCGGCTAGCCCACCTTGCGAAACTTCTCGTAGCGTATTTCGAGCAGGCGGCTGTCCGGTCGGTACTGTTCGGCCCGGGGAACCGATATGCGCCGGTGGTGCATCTCCTTCAGGCCATGGAGGAGCATCGGGCCGTCGGATTCCTCGAGGACGTCGGGTCGCACCTCCACGATGTGGTCCGGTCGGATCCCGATGAAGTAGTTGTCGAAGGCGGCGTGGTGCAGCTTGCACAGGGCCAGGCCGTTGGAAACGCGGGCGACACCCCGGTCGTCGGAGTCCGGGACGATATGGGCGGCATCGAGCAACTGGTCGTGGCGCAGCCGGCACAGGGCGCAGGTGTGCCGGTACGCCTCGAGGACGCGCTCGCGAAACGTGCGTTGATGCAAACGTTGCCTGACGCTGCGCGTTGCATAGCGGCGGCGAATCGTCTCCGCATCGCTTCCCCGGGTCCAGTCCACGGAGAAGATCTGCGGGATCGAACCGACCGCGGGCTGCTCGTCGAAGGCGATGACCACGCGCCTGTGCGGGGGGTCGTCCTCGACGACGTACACCGGCCAGGCTGCCAGGTACCGTCCTTTCAGCACGCCATGCAGGTAGACGAGAGGCGTCCGCTGTTCGAAGGCCTTGCGGAGTCCTTTGTTGTCGCGGTGGTTGGGGTCGCTGCCGCAGTAGTGGTATATCAAAAAGCCGTCGTCAGTCAGCTCGTCTTTGTAGGGGTTCCCCGGGCTGGTGGTGATCGACAAAGGGACTTCCGGGATGATGGCGGGTTTCCAGATGCCCCTCTGGCTGATCAGCGGAATGCTGCGTCCCCCGAACTCGAAACCGGCGCGCAGCGCCTGCCAGGAAAGCAGTCGCTCGGGATCTGCGTTCTGACGGGCCAGCCAGTTGAAGGCCGCCAGGCGGATCTGTGTGTCGAGGGTGGACGGGGGCATCCTTCCTCCGGGCACCCCGGATCGTGGGGGAAGCCTGCGGGATTGTCGAGGGGCGCCGGGATCGTCGTCAAGGGGCGGCGCACGGGGAGCACGACGGCGCGTTAGAATCCTCCACCGTGAATACGCGACCCTCCTCGAGCCCTCCCCCCGGCCCCACCACCGCCCTGCCGCGCCTGGCCTTCGTCGTCGCGGCGCTGGGGGTGGTCGGTGTTTTCCTGTTTCTCCAGTGGTTGCGCTACGGCGAGCCCCTGGGGCTCGACCAGGGGCTGTTCGCCTGCTTCGGCCGCTGGGGCCTCGAAGGATGGCTGCCCTATCGGGACATCTGGGACCAGAAGCCGCCGGGGCTGACCCACGTCTACGCCCTGGCCTTCGCCCTCTTCGGTGTGCGGGTGCCGGCGGTGTGGCTGCTCGAGGGCCTCGTGCTGGCGGCCGAGAGCCTGCTGGCCTTCGCCCTGGCGCGGCGGCTGTGGGGGCGTTGGGCGGGGTTGATCGCCGCCCTGCTGCTGCCGACCGGACTGTGGGCGCCCCAGTGGCAGGGCTACTGGTCGAGGGCCCAGGGGGAGCTGTGGCTCGCCCTGCCCGTGCTCGGAGCCGCCTGGCTGAGCCTGGACGCGGGCGAGCGCGCCTCCCGCGCCCTGTGGGTGGGCGTGCTGATCGGCGTGGCGGGCCAGTTCAAGATGCCCGCCCTGGCGCTGGCTGCCATCTGGCCCTGGCTGTGGCTCGAGCCCCGGCAGCCGATGGCGTGGGTCCGGCGGGGCCTTCTGCTCGCTGCGGGGATGGTGCTGGCCTGGGTCCCCGCCTTCGTCTACTTCGCCCTGCGAGGCGGGGTGGGGGAGTTCTACGAGGCGGTGTTCGTCTTCCCGCGGGTCTTCCACCACGTCACCGCGGAGTTCCGCAACTGGGGCCACGTGATCGCCTGGGTTCCCCGAGGAGTGTGGTTCGGAATTCCCACGGCGGTGGTCGGCGCGGGGCTGTGCCTGCTCAGGCTGGCCCGGGGGCGGGATCGCCTGCTGGCCTGGGTGCTGCCCTGGCTGCTGCTGCCGGTGGTGGTGGTGATCATCCAGGGGCAGATGGCCAACTACCACTACCTGCTGACCGTGCCCGCCTTCGCGGTGGCGGCGGGGGGCGGGATCGCCTGGCTCGGCGAGTCCTTCGGCGCGGGCGGCCGCCGCCGCGTCCTGGCCGCCGCCGGCCTGCTGCTGCTGGTCGTGGTGGCCGCCGGCGAGCTGGGCCGCTGGACCGGCGACCCCCAGCTCCAGGCGGCCTGGGCCTACCGCACGGGCGCCATCGGTCGCGATGCTTACCTGCGCCGGATCGCGCAGGGCAGCTTCGAGCCCGCGCTCGAAGAGCAGGTCGCCCGGGTGGTGGCCCGGGCCAGCGCGCCGGGCGAGTCGCTGCTGGTCTGGGGCCTGGGACCGGGAATCTACTTCCTCGCCGACCGCCATCCGGTCACCCGCTATCCCTTCCACCATCTCTTTCTCACCGGCGAGCGGCTCTCGGTGGCCATCGGCGGACTCGAGCAGCGGCGGCGGGAGTTTCTCGAACGGTTCGACCGGGATCCACCGGGGGTGATCCTGGTTGGCCGAGGCGACCTCAACCCCTTCGAGGGGGAGGACTCCTACGCCCAGATGATCAAGTTCGACCCTCTCCGCCGGCGGGTGCAGGCCGACTACCGCGTGGACCGGGAGGTGGGCCGCTGGCTGGTCTACCGCCGCGGCTCAGCGCAGGCGGGCCAGGGCGCCGCGGATCGCCGCTGAGCCCTTGCCGTAGGCCGGCAACGATTCGAGCAGGCGCCGGGCCCGGCGGGTCTCGCCGCTGGCATTGGCGAAAGTGACCAGGGCATCGAGGGCCTTGCGGTCGCTGCCGCGCAAGGCCAGCGCCCGGGCGAAGGCCTCGAGAGCCCCCCCCGCGTTGCCGACCGCTCCCCGGGCCCGGCCGAGCTGGGTCCAGGCCTGCGGGTCCCCCGGGTGCCGATCGACGTGCCGCTCGAGGCGCTCGAGGGCCCTCGGCGCCCGACCCAGGTCGATCTCGCAGCGGGCCAGTTCCGCCACGGCTCCCACCGCCTCCGGGTAGGCGCCGGCGAAGCGGGCCCACAGGGCGCAGGCCTCCTCCGCGCGTCGTCGGGCCTCGAGGAAAGCCGCGTAGAAGCGGTGACCGAGGAGGAAGGAGGGGTGGTCCCGGACCAGTTCCCGGTAGGTGGCGTCGGCGGCGGCAGGGTCGTCCACGTTTTCGAGGGCCAGAGCCAGTTTGAGCTGGTACTGGGGGTTGCCCGGATCGTCGCGGTTGAGCCGCCGGAGCATGCGTACCGCGGCGGGGGCCTGGCCGGCGAGGATCAGGTGCTGGGCGCGGATCAGCACCTGGTAGTCGACCAGGTTGTCCACCGGGTTGCGCCCGGTGACGGGAGGCAACGGGTCGTCCGGGGGAGCGGCGGCGCCCCCGGCGGCATAGCCCAGGCTTTCGAGACGGGCCATGTCCTCGGCCTCGAGCTGGCCGCCGCTGCCCAGGGCGCTTTGGATCCGTTCGGCCCGCAGCCGCCTGCGCTGCATCTCCTCGAGGGTGGTCCGCATCCGGGCCGTCCGCTCGGGATGCTCGGCGGCCAGGTTGTGGCGCTCGGCGGGGTCGGTGGCCAGGTCGTAGAGTTCTTCCCGGGGAGCGGCGATGTAGACCCAGTCGCCCTGGCGCAGGCCGTAGAGGGGTGACCAGCCCAGCTCCTCGTGCGCATAGATCGACTCGGTGTAGAGGGGGCGGTCGGCGCTCGGCGGATCGGCGAGCAGGTCACGGCCCTCGAAGTCCTCCCCGGGGGTGACATCCAGCAGGCCGAGCAGGGTGGGGGCCAGGTCGGTGGTGCTGACGCCGCCCTCGATCACCGAGCCGGCGGTGATGCGACCGGGAGCGCGGATCAGCAGCGGGACCCGGATCGTCGCCTCGTAGAGCAGCATGCCGTGCTCTTCCTCGCCGTGCTCGCCGAGGGACTCGCCGTGGTCGGCCACCAGGGCGGTGACCGTGTGGGGCGCGGCGGGAGAGGCGGCCAGGGCGTCGAGCAGTCGACCCACCTGGGCGTCGGTGAAGGCCACCTCGCCCGCGTAGGGGTCGGTGGGGTGGGCCGAGCGGTGGGGTTCCGGCGCTTCGTAGGGAGAGTGCGGATCGAAGAGATGGACCCAGACGAAGAACGGTTGCGAGCCGTGGGCCTCGATCCAGCGCAGGGCGCGATCGACCACCTCGTCGCCCGGGCGCTGGGAGCGGGGTCGACCCTGAGCGTCGACGCCCAGGTCGTCGTCGAACAGCTCGAAGCCGTGGTCCAGGCCGAAATCCCGTGAAGCGGTGTAGGCGGCGACGAAGGCGGCGGTGCGCCGCCCCCGGGCGCCGAGGATCGTGGCCAGGGTGGGCACGTCCCCGGGCAGGCGATAGCGGTAGTTGTTGCGCACCCCGTGGGCCAGCGGGCCGAGGCCGCTGAGAATCGTGGCGTGGGAGGGGGCGGTGATCGGTACGGTGGTCCAGGCCCGGCGGGCCAGCAGACCCTCGGCGGCGAGGGTGTCGATGCGGGGTGTGGGAACCGGCGTCCGGGGGTCGTAGCAGCCGAGGTGGTCGGCCCTGAGGGTGTCGACGGTGATCAGCAGCAGCGAGTCGAGGCCCGCGCGGGGCGGGGCGCTCGAGCAGGATGCTCCCATCAGCGCGAGCAGTATCGCCGGCAACGCTGCCGGCAGCCATCGCGGGTATGCCATCGGGCCTCCTCGGCTCTGCCGCCCCGGGGGGGGCGGTGTCGCTGGTTGTACCCCGCCCGCGATGGCCAGGCAACGGGGCCCGCCGGTGATGGGGCCTGGGGGGCGGCCGGGCGCCGCCGCTTTCAGGCCGCGGGCGGGAGCCCTCCGGTCAGGGGCCTTCCCAGTTGCAGGTGTTGGTGCCGCGCACCACGTAGTGGCGGATGCTCCCGGCCCGGCCGCCGGCCGCTCCGCTCAGGGTCAGGGTCGTGCCGCCGCTGGTCTGGCCGACGAGTGCCGGTGTGTCGAGCCGGGCGTCGTCGTCGGCGAGCAGGTTGTAGCCATCGGCGTCTGCGGCCATCTGCCAGTCGAACACCAGGTCGGCGCCGGCCTTCTCGACGGTCATCGTCGGCGGTACGGCGCCGGGGATCACGTCGGAGCAGGAGAACGCGGCGCAGTCGAAGGGTTCGTCGACCGTGGCGTGGATCGTCCAACTGCGCAGGGTGCTGCCGGTGGGGAACGGTCCGGGAACGACGTCCTGGATCGACAGGGTCCAGGTCCCCTCGAGCGGCTCCCCGTCGAAATCGCTCATCACCCCGGGCCCGTCCGGCTGCCGGTCGCGATCGTAGCGCGTGTCGAGACCGCCCGATGTCTGGTTCTTCAGGCGTACGGTGGTGCCGGCGGGAGAACTGACCTCGACGATCAGGTCACTCGAACGGATGGCGCTGATGTCGATCGAGACGTCCAGGTCGGTGACCGTGCGCACGTCGTCGATGGTGATCGTCGAGATCACCGGCTCGGTGGTCTGGTTGGGAATGTTCGTGTCCTGGTCGTTGAGGTAGTCCCGTACGAAGACTCCCATGCCGATGTCGAAGAGATCGGTGTGGAGCGGTACGTCGAGGGCCTGTGAATCGAGGGCGAAGCCCAGCACGTCACCGCATACCGCATCGGGGAGCACGGTGAGCCGGAAGTGGGGAGCCAGGGACTCCTGCACCTCCGTCTGGAGAATGTCCGGCCAGGTGGTGTCCGGTGTCAGCACGCGCACCACGCGGGGGTCGAGGGTGCGCAGTCCACCGTTGACCTCGAGGGCATCCGCCGCACCGTAGTTGAACAGGGAAGTCGGCAGCGTGATCGTCTCGCCGGGCTCGAGCCGGCCGTCGCCGTCGCCGTTGGCCCCGGAATCGTCGACACGGTGAGCGTTGAGGATCAGCTTGGCGGTCTCGGGGATGCGCACGCAATTGGAAACCGGGCCGCTGCATGCGGGATTGGCGGCGTTGGGTCGCACGCGGTAGTTGACGATGAAATCCTCGGAAACGTTGTCGTCGAAGAACGATGTCGCCGGCGCGTCGACGGTGGCGATGTTCACCGCCTGGGCATCGCAGCCCAGGTCGCCCCGAAAGACCGTGTAGGTGGCGGCCTCGGGCACGGTGTCCCAGGTCAACTCGACACCGCCGCCGGAGGGAGAGGCGGCGAGTTGCGGCGCGGCGAGGGTGGGGCAGGAGCTGAAGTTCTGGTTTTGCGGATCGCCGGCGGTGCCGCATGCGATGGCGTGACGATCGAAAGCCGCGAACAGTGCCGCCGCGTGGGGAGTTCCGTTGGACAGGTCGCCGTCGTCGTCGTCGGCGACCCGCATCTGCTGGTACCAGCTCGAAGAGCCGCAGGAGTCGGAGTCGGGAAGCGAGCAATTGTAGATGTCACCGCCCGAGCCGGTGCGGGTTTCGTACCAGAGCTTCTCGGCGAGTTGCCAGGCGCTGGCCGGATCCAGGCCCATGGCGGGCAGGTCCCGCGTCGCCAGGTCGAAGATCGACTCGCTGATCGGGTGGGACTCACAGTGGACCTGGCGTCCACAGGGGCCGTCGCCGCTTCCGCAGCGCGGGTCGACGAAGCCCGCGGGGGTCGCCGGCTCACCCGCCTGGCGGCGTGCCCAGTCCATTTCGCGTACGCCGGTGCAGTCGAGGCAGGTGTCTCCGAAACCACTGCACGTGCGCCCGTCGACGTAGAAACCGGGCCCGATGCAGCTGTCGTGGCTCCAGAAGATCGCGACCACATCGGCGTAGGCCTCCGACGGGTTGTCGAAACCACCGCCGTCGTTGTCGTCCATGCCGTGTCCCCATTCGTGGACCAGCACGCCGAGGTTCTCACCCGTGTTGCCGCAGCCGTTGCCGGCCCGGAACATGTTGATCTGGCCGCTGTAGGAGGCGTTGCAGGTGTTGTTGACGTTGGTGTTGACCGTCAGCACGCCCTGGAGCCAGGCGCTGTCGGGCATGTAGGCCCGCGCCGCCTGCTTGGCGCGGTTGATGTCGTAGAACGCCGTGCGGGCGGCGCTGGTGTTGCCGGCGCTCGCCGCGGGTTGCACGGCGCAGTTCTCGCCCGCCCGTTGGCCGAGGTCGAGCCCCTCACCGCAGACGGCGGTCCGGCTGATGGGTCCGCACGCATCGTCGATGCGCACGTAGCGGCCGTCGAGGCTCGTCGTCACCGGAGCCAGGTCGCTGTTGCAGGAGTAGACCCCGAAATCGTCGGTGAACACGGTGGGTTGCCCGTCCTCGCTCAGGTCGGCGAAGGGGAGCGGGTGGGGGAAGTCACAGCCTCCGGTCGCGCAATCACCATTGCCCATCCGGGGGAAGACCCCGCCGCGTACGGAGGCGTAATGGGCCGCGTCGTAAAACGCCAGTACCTCGCCGCTGTGGGCGTCGATCTCGCCGACCCACAGGGGGGCCTCGCCCGCGACGCGGAACGACAGGCGCCAGATCAGTCGGTGGATCAGTCCCTCGCCCCGCGCCCCCCGCCAGGGTGTGGGAGACGACTCCATGCGCGGATCGAGAGCGAGCAGCGTCAGCTCCGGAGGGTCGGCCGGCAGGCGAGCGTCACGGTCGTCGCCGCCGAGGTAGGCGTCGAGAATCGTTTGCGCCTCGGCGGCGTCGATGCGGGGCACGCCATCGACGGTGGCGCGGGCCCAGCGGTGGGTGCCGAAGGCGACCAGGTTGCCCGCGGCGACGTGGAAGTCGAGGCGCGCGTTGGAGACAGGCACGCCATCGACGACTTGCCTGAAGACCAGTTGGTACACGCCGGGGCGCCGCATGGCCGAGGCCTGGCGGTCGAGTTCGATCCGGTCGTTCCAATCGCCGAGCAGCGTCCGGTGGTCGCTGAGGAACTCCCGGGCCAGACGCTCGAGGCGCTCGAGGGTGACCGGCCCGTCGGCTGGCAGGGTGTTGCCGGCTCCCGGGACCCAGGCGATGCCGCGTCCTTCGGCGAGGGCGGGCAGGGCGCTGCGCGGGTCGAGGTAGATCTTCCAGGTGCCGTCCTGCCCGGCGATGAACTCCTCCCAGCCGCGGCGCAGGGCATCGGCGGCGGGGAGCTGATCGACGGCCATGGGGCGGATCGCCACCGCGCCACCGAGGCGGGGTTTGAGGGCGCCGTCGTAGCGCGCCAGGTGTTCGCGTGGCTGCACCGCCGACGCGGGCAGGACGAGGCTGAGGATCCAGGCGCACACCCACAGCGTGCGCAGAGTGCTTGTCTGCTTTGCAGTCACGTCATGACCTCCGGGACTTCGGCGCCCGATTTCCGGCAGGGCCGGCGGGGGGATGGTGGCATCGGTGTACGCCGATGCGTCCAGGGAAGCGATCACGATCGTGTCAAAGATCGGCCGGGAGGCGGGATGGCGGCCGGGATCGGCGGACGGCGGGAAGGCCCGGATCGCCGGGGTCTCCGCCAGGCGGGACGGCCGGCGGCGACGCCGTGCGGGGTGCGCTGCCAAGCGGTGACCGGGCCCCGGCGCTGGGCGGGTTTCGGCTTCCGCGCGGGGATGCCGGCACCCTCGAGTCCCCTTGGGAGGTGGAGCTTGCGGCTGGTTTCTCTGCCCTGATAGGCTCACTCGCCGGTGCCGGCGGGCGGACTGCCGGTGGCGCGGAAACGGGCGGCGGATGACGGCGGAAGAGCGCAGGGAAGATCGGCCCGCGGGCGGGAGTCGTGCCGCCATCGTGGCGGCGGGCATTTTCGCCAGTCGCCTGGCGGGCTTGATCCGCGACCGGGCGCTGGCCCACTTCTTCGGTGTCGGCGGCTACGCGGACGTGTTCCGCACCGCCCTGCGCGGCCCCAACGTGCTGCAGAACCTGCTGGGTGAGGGCACCATTTCGGCGGCTTTCATCCCCGTCTACTCGCGGCTGATCGAGCAGGGACGGCGGGAGGAGGCGGGACGGTTGGCGGGGGCCGTGTTCTCGCTTTTGCTGGTGCTGGCCGCGGTCCTTTCCCTGGCCGGGATCCTGTTCGCCCGGCCCATCGTCTCGATCTTTGCCCCGGGCTTCCTGCTCGATGTGGCCACACCCGGCGCCGTCGACCGCTTCGCCCTGGCGGTCGAGGCCGTGCGGATCATCTTCCCCATGACCGGCGTGCTGGTGCTCTCCGCCTGGGCCCTGGGGGTGCTCAACTCCCACCGTCGTTTCCTCGTGCCCTACCTGGCGCCGGTGTTGTGGAATGTCTCGATCATCGCCGCCCTGGTGGCCGTTTCCCGGGGCGCCTGGCAGCCCGAGTCGCTGCTGCTGGCCGCCTGCTGGGGCGCGCTGGCCGGGGGCGCGCTGCAGTTCCTCGTACAGCTTCCTTTCGTGGCCGGGGTGCTGCGGGGCTTCCGGCCGTCGCTCTCCCTGGGGGTCGGCGGCGTGCGGGAGGTGCTGCGGGCGGTGGGGCCGGTCATCGCCGGGCGGGGGGTCTACCAGCTCTCGGCCTACCTGGACCTGGCCCTGGCCTCTCTACTCGCGGCGGGGGCGGTGGCGGCCATGGGCTGGGCGGCGACGCTCTACCTGCTGCCGGTGAGCCTGTTCGGCATGTCCGTGGCGGCGGCGGAATTGCCGGAACTCTCCCGCCGGGCCGATGGTGGTGACGGTTATCTTCCGCGTCTGCGCCGCAGCCTCGAGCAGATGGCCTTCGCCGTGGTGCCCACCTCGGTGGGCTACCTGGCCTTCGGCTGGTTGATCGTGGGAGCGATCTATCGCTCGGGACGCTTCACCCTGGCCGACAACGCCCTGGTGGCCCTGGTGCTGGCGGGTTACACCCTGGGCCTGGTGGCAACCACCTGGTCCCGGCTGCTGCAAAACGCTTTTTTCGCCCTGGGTGAGACGGTGGTGCCGGCCAAGATCGCCGGGTTGCGGGTGGGCGTCTCGGCCCTTGTGGCGGTGCCGGCGATGCTGGCCCTCGATCGCCACGGCATGGCGGAGATCTTCGGGGGGGCGGCCGCCGGCAGTGACCTGCGCCTCGGGGCGCTGGGGCTGGCCCTGGGATCCGCGGCGGGGGCCTGGGTGGAGCTGGCCGCCCTGCGCCGCCGCCTGGCGGCCCGGGTGGGGGGACACTTCCTGCCCCTGGGCCGGGCCCTGGCCCTGGCGGTGGTGGCCGCGGGAGCCGCGGCCCCGGCGGCGCTGACCTGGTGGCTTCTGGCGGGAGGTCCCGTGCTGCTGGTCGCGCCGGCGGTGGTCGGCCTCTACGCTGCGTTGTACTTGGCGGCCTGCCCGGCGCTGGGCCTGGGCAGCCTGCGCCAGTGGCTGGGCCGGGTGGAGCGAGGCAGGCGATGAGCGGCAAGCAGGTGGTCTTCGGGTTGGGGACGGGGCGCTGCGGGACGGTGACCCTGGCCGGGTTGCTCGACGCCCAGGCCGACGCCGCCGTCGGCCACGAGCGGCCGGGGGCGGCGCTGCGCTGGAGCGGGGGAGAGGCGGCGCTCGACGCGCTGCTCGAAGAGCTGGGGGCGTCGCCCCGTCGCCTGGTGGGTGACGTGGGTTTCTACTACCTGCC
The Acidobacteriota bacterium DNA segment above includes these coding regions:
- a CDS encoding HNH endonuclease; protein product: MPPSTLDTQIRLAAFNWLARQNADPERLLSWQALRAGFEFGGRSIPLISQRGIWKPAIIPEVPLSITTSPGNPYKDELTDDGFLIYHYCGSDPNHRDNKGLRKAFEQRTPLVYLHGVLKGRYLAAWPVYVVEDDPPHRRVVIAFDEQPAVGSIPQIFSVDWTRGSDAETIRRRYATRSVRQRLHQRTFRERVLEAYRHTCALCRLRHDQLLDAAHIVPDSDDRGVARVSNGLALCKLHHAAFDNYFIGIRPDHIVEVRPDVLEESDGPMLLHGLKEMHHRRISVPRAEQYRPDSRLLEIRYEKFRKVG
- a CDS encoding glycosyltransferase family 39 protein; translation: MNTRPSSSPPPGPTTALPRLAFVVAALGVVGVFLFLQWLRYGEPLGLDQGLFACFGRWGLEGWLPYRDIWDQKPPGLTHVYALAFALFGVRVPAVWLLEGLVLAAESLLAFALARRLWGRWAGLIAALLLPTGLWAPQWQGYWSRAQGELWLALPVLGAAWLSLDAGERASRALWVGVLIGVAGQFKMPALALAAIWPWLWLEPRQPMAWVRRGLLLAAGMVLAWVPAFVYFALRGGVGEFYEAVFVFPRVFHHVTAEFRNWGHVIAWVPRGVWFGIPTAVVGAGLCLLRLARGRDRLLAWVLPWLLLPVVVVIIQGQMANYHYLLTVPAFAVAAGGGIAWLGESFGAGGRRRVLAAAGLLLLVVVAAGELGRWTGDPQLQAAWAYRTGAIGRDAYLRRIAQGSFEPALEEQVARVVARASAPGESLLVWGLGPGIYFLADRHPVTRYPFHHLFLTGERLSVAIGGLEQRRREFLERFDRDPPGVILVGRGDLNPFEGEDSYAQMIKFDPLRRRVQADYRVDREVGRWLVYRRGSAQAGQGAADRR
- a CDS encoding sulfatase-like hydrolase/transferase, which codes for MAYPRWLPAALPAILLALMGASCSSAPPRAGLDSLLLITVDTLRADHLGCYDPRTPVPTPRIDTLAAEGLLARRAWTTVPITAPSHATILSGLGPLAHGVRNNYRYRLPGDVPTLATILGARGRRTAAFVAAYTASRDFGLDHGFELFDDDLGVDAQGRPRSQRPGDEVVDRALRWIEAHGSQPFFVWVHLFDPHSPYEAPEPHRSAHPTDPYAGEVAFTDAQVGRLLDALAASPAAPHTVTALVADHGESLGEHGEEEHGMLLYEATIRVPLLIRAPGRITAGSVIEGGVSTTDLAPTLLGLLDVTPGEDFEGRDLLADPPSADRPLYTESIYAHEELGWSPLYGLRQGDWVYIAAPREELYDLATDPAERHNLAAEHPERTARMRTTLEEMQRRRLRAERIQSALGSGGQLEAEDMARLESLGYAAGGAAAPPDDPLPPVTGRNPVDNLVDYQVLIRAQHLILAGQAPAAVRMLRRLNRDDPGNPQYQLKLALALENVDDPAAADATYRELVRDHPSFLLGHRFYAAFLEARRRAEEACALWARFAGAYPEAVGAVAELARCEIDLGRAPRALERLERHVDRHPGDPQAWTQLGRARGAVGNAGGALEAFARALALRGSDRKALDALVTFANASGETRRARRLLESLPAYGKGSAAIRGALARLR
- a CDS encoding proprotein convertase P-domain-containing protein — its product is MTAKQTSTLRTLWVCAWILSLVLPASAVQPREHLARYDGALKPRLGGAVAIRPMAVDQLPAADALRRGWEEFIAGQDGTWKIYLDPRSALPALAEGRGIAWVPGAGNTLPADGPVTLERLERLAREFLSDHRTLLGDWNDRIELDRQASAMRRPGVYQLVFRQVVDGVPVSNARLDFHVAAGNLVAFGTHRWARATVDGVPRIDAAEAQTILDAYLGGDDRDARLPADPPELTLLALDPRMESSPTPWRGARGEGLIHRLIWRLSFRVAGEAPLWVGEIDAHSGEVLAFYDAAHYASVRGGVFPRMGNGDCATGGCDFPHPLPFADLSEDGQPTVFTDDFGVYSCNSDLAPVTTSLDGRYVRIDDACGPISRTAVCGEGLDLGQRAGENCAVQPAASAGNTSAARTAFYDINRAKQAARAYMPDSAWLQGVLTVNTNVNNTCNASYSGQINMFRAGNGCGNTGENLGVLVHEWGHGMDDNDGGGFDNPSEAYADVVAIFWSHDSCIGPGFYVDGRTCSGFGDTCLDCTGVREMDWARRQAGEPATPAGFVDPRCGSGDGPCGRQVHCESHPISESIFDLATRDLPAMGLDPASAWQLAEKLWYETRTGSGGDIYNCSLPDSDSCGSSSWYQQMRVADDDDGDLSNGTPHAAALFAAFDRHAIACGTAGDPQNQNFSSCPTLAAPQLAASPSGGGVELTWDTVPEAATYTVFRGDLGCDAQAVNIATVDAPATSFFDDNVSEDFIVNYRVRPNAANPACSGPVSNCVRIPETAKLILNAHRVDDSGANGDGDGRLEPGETITLPTSLFNYGAADALEVNGGLRTLDPRVVRVLTPDTTWPDILQTEVQESLAPHFRLTVLPDAVCGDVLGFALDSQALDVPLHTDLFDIGMGVFVRDYLNDQDTNIPNQTTEPVISTITIDDVRTVTDLDVSIDISAIRSSDLIVEVSSPAGTTVRLKNQTSGGLDTRYDRDRQPDGPGVMSDFDGEPLEGTWTLSIQDVVPGPFPTGSTLRSWTIHATVDEPFDCAAFSCSDVIPGAVPPTMTVEKAGADLVFDWQMAADADGYNLLADDDARLDTPALVGQTSGGTTLTLSGAAGGRAGSIRHYVVRGTNTCNWEGP